A window of the Miscanthus floridulus cultivar M001 chromosome 14, ASM1932011v1, whole genome shotgun sequence genome harbors these coding sequences:
- the LOC136503745 gene encoding factor of DNA methylation 1-like, with translation TADDRGESDPLEALTSKIDFKMNLLNDVMAEHREVKQVISGVMKEKESLQQEKERLQQEKERLQQEKERLLHDSMKNGEALARMKEDILSSKKTLVEARDALVSSSEVISQKDKYVEFLKKKIQESEAKNNQAEQQGGTKPIEPGEVQTRSMQKRKRPSEGPLDYDSGTNEPTSQLDDRSLSPLESLGNPNVQTRSIKMKRRLSQRTLGNDADNLEAIKEGPRQEVANNPTVGQTSGVQLCDEDDLEAIIEELIKGFLEIDYCRRKLGIKEMGELSEKAFKTACRAKVPPEEVGAAFDQLYSSWQQQLGDLSWYPFKSVTIDGNCQEIVNLDDDKLQELKRVWGQDAHNAVVTALVEMKEYDRLSDRTIAYELWNYKEGRKATTRECVEYLFNQVKLLSASKRRNTLRDFTLYWN, from the exons ACGGCGGACGACAGAGGAGAGAGTGACCCCCTAGAGGCATTGACTTCAAAAATTGATTTCAAGATGAATTTACTCAACGATGTCATGGCTGAGCACAGAGAGGTAAAACAAGTAATCAGTGGGGTCATGAAAGAAAAGGAGAGTCTCCAACAAGAGAAGGAGAGGCTCCAACAAGAGAAGGAGAGGCTCCAGCAAGAGAAGGAGAGGCTCCTGCATGACAGCATGA AAAATGGAGAGGCTTTAGCAAGAATGAAGGAGGACATTTTATCATCCAAGAAAACATTGGTGGAAGCAAGGGATGCACTTGTGTCATCATCAGAGGTGATTTCTCAAAAGGACAAATACGTGGAGTTTCTAAAGAAAAAGATTCAAGAGAGTGAAGCCAAGAATAATCAAGCTGAGCAACAGGGTGGTACTAAGCCTATTGAACCAGGAGAG GTGCAAACAAGGTCAATGCAGAAGAGGAAAAGGCCATCTGAAGGACCTTTGGACTATGATTCTGGCACAAATGAACCTACAAGCCAATTGGATGACCGATCGCTGTCTCCTTTGGAATCGCTGGGAAATCCTAAT GTGCAGACAAGATCAATTAAGATGAAGAGAAGGCTATCTCAAAGAACTCTGGGTAATGATGCTGACAATCTTGAGGCAATAAAAGAGGGCCCCAGGCAAGAGGTGGCCAACAACCCAACTGTTGGGCAAACCTCAGGTGTTCAGTTGTGCGATGAAGATGACCTAGAGGCAATCATAGAGGAGCTGATCAAG GGATTCCTTGAAATTGATTATTGTAGACGGAAACTTGGGATAAAGGAAATGGGGGAGCTGAGTGAGAAGGCATTCAAGACTGCCTGTCGTGCCAAGGTACCTCCTGAAGAAGTTGGTGCGGCATTTGATCAGTTGTACTCATCATGGCAGCAGCAGCTTGGTGACCTAAGCTGGTATCCCTTCAAGAGTGTCACAATTGATGGGAATTGTCAG GAAATTGTGAATTTGGATGATGATAAACTGCAAGAGCTGAAAAGGGTATGGGGACAGGATGCCCACAATGCTGTCGTTACTGCACTAGTGGAAATGAAAGAATATGACCGCCTGAGCGACAGAACCATTGCCTATGAGCTATGGAACTACAAGGAGGGGAGGAAGGCCACTACGAGGGAGTGTGTTGAATACCTGTTCAATCAGGTGAAGCTACTTTCGGCATCCAAGCGCAGGAATACTCTCAGGGACTTTACATTGTATTGGAA